GAGCATCACCACGACCACGATCAGTACGCCGTAGCAGAACCGGGCGGCAGTGACGGCGGCCATCGCGTGGACGGCCGGCCGGCAGTCCCGGACCAGGTGCCGTACGCCGGCGCCGAGATCCCGTGCGGCCTGGCCGAGGGCCTGCCGCAGCGCGGGCCGGCCGGGGTGCCGGTCCGGGCCCAGCAGGTCCGGCGCCATCCGCCGGGCGGCCAGCGCGGCCGACAGGTAGAGCAGCGCGGCCAAGGTGACCAGCGCGGCGTCCGCCCGCGCGCCCGGCGGCATCAGCTGGTGCAACACGAAGCCCAGGCCGCCGCCGATCGCCGCGGCGACCGTGCCGAGCGTGGGCGAGAGGGCGTTGGCGGTGACCAGCTGCTTCGAGTCGACCACCCGGGGCAGTGCCGCCGAGAGCCCGGCCAGGATGAACCGGTTGAGGGCGGTGACCAGCAGTGCGGCGGCGAAGAAGAGCCAGTCCGGCGCGCGGGCCAGCAGCAGACCGCCGGTGACCAGCCCCAGCCCGAACCGGGCGAGGTTCCCGAGGTAGAGCACCTGCCGGCGCCGCCAGCGGTCCAGCAGCACTCCCGCGAAGGGCCCGATCACCGAGAAGGGCAGCAGCGTCACCGCGAGCACCGAGGCGATGTCGGCCGGCGAGGACTGCTTCTCCGGCGAGAACACCACGTAGGCGGCGAGCGAGACCTGGAACACGCCGTCGGAGAGTTGCGACAGCACCCGGGCGGTCAACAGTCGACGGAAGTCCCGTTGCCGCAGCAGCCCGGTGAGGGTGGCACGGTTGGGAGCTC
The sequence above is a segment of the Kitasatospora sp. NBC_00240 genome. Coding sequences within it:
- a CDS encoding MFS transporter, which produces MAITANGSTRAPNRATLTGLLRQRDFRRLLTARVLSQLSDGVFQVSLAAYVVFSPEKQSSPADIASVLAVTLLPFSVIGPFAGVLLDRWRRRQVLYLGNLARFGLGLVTGGLLLARAPDWLFFAAALLVTALNRFILAGLSAALPRVVDSKQLVTANALSPTLGTVAAAIGGGLGFVLHQLMPPGARADAALVTLAALLYLSAALAARRMAPDLLGPDRHPGRPALRQALGQAARDLGAGVRHLVRDCRPAVHAMAAVTAARFCYGVLIVVVVMLARYTFNDPADSAAGLTTLGQAVGLSAVGFFLAALISPWCTRRLGLAGWMTVCLAAPVVFVPALGLAFQLVPGLAAALLLGVVTQGTKICADTVVQESVEDEFRGRVFAIYDVLFNAAFVAAAAVTALVLPLSGRSATVLVGVALVYGAAALLYARAARRSAPDAGPGRAG